One Deltaproteobacteria bacterium DNA window includes the following coding sequences:
- a CDS encoding SDR family oxidoreductase, producing MTLKLPVETTLVTGFPSYTARRMILRLLREDPRDRLFVLVRHQDAGAASEFVAPLPVADQRRITVLVGDATSMDLGLSGKEYRALMAELTCIHHMAARYHLGASKEEVNQANVGGTRGVLELALECQELRRFVFWSTIHVSGDREGVIMEDELDVGQRFRNAYEHSKYAAEKIVRAMSRRVPSTIVRPGIIVGDSTTGEIDRFDGPYHLVAVLTNSPFDLQLPLPGKGEGPFHLVPVDFVIEAANTIARLESTVSKTFHLVDPCPLSGRSVYQLVADRAHRKVPKGVIPPGLARALLKVPWVGQLKGSPRTIMEGFNQHVSYNCRNTLEALRGTDVWCPAFERYVDNLVRFVRSAQSSRRRQDDEIADALDGGAL from the coding sequence ATGACGCTCAAGCTTCCCGTCGAAACCACGCTGGTGACGGGCTTCCCGTCCTATACCGCTCGCCGGATGATCCTGCGCCTGCTGCGGGAGGACCCGCGCGATCGGCTTTTCGTGCTCGTGCGTCACCAAGACGCGGGGGCGGCGAGCGAGTTCGTCGCGCCTCTGCCGGTGGCCGACCAGCGCCGGATCACCGTGCTCGTGGGCGACGCCACGAGCATGGACCTCGGGCTCTCCGGCAAGGAGTATCGCGCCTTGATGGCGGAGCTGACCTGCATCCACCACATGGCCGCGCGATATCACCTCGGCGCCTCGAAAGAGGAGGTGAACCAGGCGAACGTCGGAGGAACGCGGGGAGTGCTCGAGCTCGCGCTCGAGTGCCAGGAGCTGCGACGGTTCGTCTTCTGGAGCACGATCCACGTCTCGGGCGACCGCGAGGGCGTGATCATGGAGGACGAGCTGGACGTGGGGCAGCGCTTCAGGAACGCCTACGAGCACAGCAAGTACGCGGCCGAGAAGATCGTGCGCGCCATGTCGCGTCGCGTCCCCTCGACGATCGTGCGACCCGGAATCATCGTCGGGGATTCGACGACGGGAGAGATCGACCGCTTCGACGGTCCGTACCACCTCGTCGCGGTGCTCACGAACTCGCCCTTCGACCTGCAGCTCCCGCTGCCGGGCAAGGGAGAGGGGCCTTTTCACCTCGTGCCGGTGGACTTCGTCATCGAGGCGGCCAACACCATCGCGCGGCTGGAGAGCACCGTCTCGAAGACCTTCCACCTGGTCGACCCGTGCCCCCTCTCGGGGCGCAGCGTCTATCAGCTCGTCGCGGATCGCGCGCACCGCAAGGTGCCAAAGGGGGTCATCCCGCCGGGACTCGCGCGCGCTCTCTTGAAGGTGCCTTGGGTTGGCCAGCTCAAAGGCTCGCCGCGCACGATCATGGAGGGGTTCAACCAGCACGTGTCGTACAACTGCCGGAACACCCTCGAGGCGCTGCGCGGGACCGACGTCTGGTGTCCGGCGTTCGAGCGCTACGTCGACAACCTCGTCCGGTTCGTGCGCAGCGCGCAGAGCTCGCGGCGTCGCCAGGACGACGAGATCGCGGACGCCCTGGACGGCGGGGCGCTCTGA
- the rimI gene encoding ribosomal protein S18-alanine N-acetyltransferase, with protein sequence MPWTADDYERELARPFSRLRVAEPAGGGTIGGFSNYWIVADEVHLLKVATAPTLRRQGVARSLLRELLEEGRRCHCRLVTLEVRRSNDAAGALYASLGFQTAGVRRRYYENGEDALVMLLCPLPA encoded by the coding sequence GTGCCCTGGACTGCCGACGACTACGAGCGAGAGCTCGCTCGCCCCTTCTCGCGCCTGCGCGTAGCCGAGCCCGCCGGTGGTGGCACCATCGGCGGATTCTCCAACTACTGGATCGTCGCGGACGAAGTGCACCTGCTCAAGGTGGCGACGGCGCCGACGCTTCGCCGTCAGGGCGTGGCACGGTCGCTGCTCCGCGAGCTCCTCGAGGAGGGACGGCGATGCCACTGCCGGCTCGTCACGCTCGAGGTGCGGCGCTCGAACGACGCCGCCGGCGCGCTCTACGCCTCGCTCGGCTTCCAGACGGCCGGCGTGCGGCGCCGCTACTACGAGAACGGAGAAGACGCGCTGGTCATGCTGCTCTGCCCGCTGCCCGCGTAG
- a CDS encoding PEGA domain-containing protein, producing MRALGTILLTFVALASRGREAQAASGRTIAVLEYRAGVRGGERLASAMASQLARSTANVALDPQEARRRFGPALEAEVARCKGLPACVAALGARLGAQEVILVGVSQLGDLILAIQRIAVPSGRVLARMADSAAPSHVFTADVLLGYLQQLLPPDDFRRYGRIAVRSDVAGDLVLLNGRRQGRTPLSPLVVPAPGRYTIRVRRPGHLDFVARLDVLPEAAVEVTPSLPRAGAPPPRWYQHWWVWAIVGGVVASGATTAAVLGLRRSPDSVDAVVQWAR from the coding sequence GTGCGCGCCCTCGGTACGATCCTGCTGACATTCGTGGCTCTCGCCTCGCGGGGGCGTGAGGCGCAGGCGGCCTCCGGTCGCACCATCGCCGTCCTCGAGTATCGCGCCGGCGTGCGTGGAGGAGAGCGCCTCGCCTCGGCCATGGCGTCGCAGCTCGCGCGCTCCACCGCCAACGTCGCGCTCGATCCGCAAGAGGCCCGACGCCGCTTCGGCCCTGCACTCGAGGCAGAAGTGGCGCGGTGCAAGGGGTTGCCGGCCTGCGTTGCCGCGCTCGGAGCGCGTCTCGGGGCACAAGAAGTCATTCTCGTGGGGGTGAGCCAGCTCGGCGACTTGATCCTCGCCATCCAGCGCATCGCCGTCCCCTCGGGGCGTGTGCTGGCGCGGATGGCCGACTCCGCCGCCCCCTCGCACGTCTTCACCGCCGACGTGCTCCTCGGCTACCTCCAGCAACTCCTTCCTCCGGACGACTTCCGCCGCTACGGTCGGATTGCCGTCCGCTCCGACGTGGCGGGGGACCTCGTGCTGCTGAACGGGCGACGCCAGGGCCGGACCCCCCTCTCCCCGCTCGTGGTCCCCGCTCCCGGCCGATACACGATTCGCGTGCGGCGCCCGGGTCACCTCGACTTCGTTGCGCGGCTCGACGTCCTTCCGGAGGCCGCGGTCGAGGTCACTCCATCCCTCCCGCGCGCGGGGGCGCCCCCTCCGCGCTGGTATCAGCACTGGTGGGTCTGGGCCATCGTCGGTGGCGTGGTGGCCTCGGGCGCCACCACGGCCGCGGTGCTCGGGCTGCGTCGCTCACCCGACAGCGTGGACGCGGTGGTCCAGTGGGCGCGTTGA
- a CDS encoding serine/threonine protein kinase — MALSPPISLPAVFGRYVLLRRLSRGGMGEIFIAKLGEIRGFEKPLVLKMILPELAQDEEFLRRFITEAKIAITLSQANIVPVYEVGMVQGQYFLAMQYVEGRDLRAVVQRAAERRRRLEPALCLLVAREVASALAYAHRKADERGRPLHLVHCDVSPPNVLLSYEGEVKLIDFGVAKTALQLAQAREDVGFGKYGYMAPEQLVQGASVDRRADIYSTGVLLYELLTGQRLHAFPPDVDLRRVVREVTSGRAPLPSERDLRLGDRFDALVSRAMNVDPAARFQSAEELRDAIQQVLYALEPTITTDRLAASMQELFPEESVADRSMLRSATQTDLARFRDELHDATHRTVSLALGPQWAPVVGARAAPTVGAEEGDSAEGGGTRPLSATARRAAAEPVGGVVAGGTARRRRFGVKRLLAVAAGAAVATLVATAVWLAADLGFQGASGPQSGDSTGGDTDSDGRVFVRVLPPQGQGEVDGRASAAGGARAEEPDAEGPDAGVGEAPEAPDAAVRPSQPTRRGSAGTRRGARRSASRRPVLRREAPITSAQVQAKFQQVRLEYQRFASAYGARLDREWQRILFANTYGTMDEQGYRRLSRMLDELRQKMAVVRKGSGG, encoded by the coding sequence ATGGCCCTGTCCCCGCCGATAAGCCTCCCTGCGGTCTTCGGTCGCTACGTGCTCTTGCGGCGGCTGAGCCGAGGGGGGATGGGAGAGATCTTCATCGCCAAGCTCGGCGAGATCCGGGGCTTCGAAAAGCCGCTGGTCCTGAAGATGATCCTGCCCGAGCTCGCGCAGGACGAGGAGTTCCTGCGGCGCTTCATCACCGAGGCGAAGATCGCGATCACCTTGAGTCAGGCGAACATCGTGCCGGTCTACGAGGTGGGGATGGTGCAGGGGCAGTATTTCCTGGCCATGCAGTACGTCGAGGGGCGCGACCTGCGCGCCGTCGTGCAGCGCGCCGCGGAGCGGCGTCGGCGTCTCGAACCGGCGCTGTGCCTGCTCGTCGCGCGGGAGGTGGCGAGCGCCCTGGCCTACGCGCATCGCAAGGCCGACGAGCGCGGGCGTCCGCTGCACCTCGTGCACTGCGACGTCAGCCCTCCGAACGTCTTGCTCTCCTACGAGGGGGAGGTGAAGCTCATCGACTTCGGCGTGGCCAAGACGGCGCTGCAGCTCGCGCAGGCGCGAGAGGACGTGGGCTTCGGAAAGTACGGGTACATGGCGCCAGAGCAGCTCGTGCAAGGCGCCAGCGTGGATCGTCGAGCCGACATCTACTCGACGGGGGTTTTGCTCTACGAGCTCCTGACAGGGCAGCGCCTTCATGCCTTCCCTCCGGACGTGGACCTCCGGCGCGTCGTCCGCGAGGTGACCTCGGGGCGTGCGCCACTGCCGAGCGAGCGCGACCTCAGGCTCGGGGACCGCTTCGACGCGCTCGTCTCGCGCGCGATGAATGTGGATCCGGCGGCGCGCTTCCAGAGCGCAGAAGAGCTGCGCGACGCGATCCAGCAGGTGCTCTATGCGCTCGAGCCGACCATCACGACCGACCGGCTCGCGGCGAGCATGCAGGAGCTCTTTCCTGAGGAGAGCGTGGCGGATCGATCGATGCTGCGGAGCGCGACGCAAACCGACCTCGCGCGCTTTCGAGATGAGCTGCACGATGCCACGCACCGGACGGTCTCGCTGGCGCTTGGCCCGCAATGGGCGCCGGTGGTGGGTGCGAGGGCGGCGCCGACGGTGGGAGCGGAGGAGGGGGACAGCGCCGAGGGCGGCGGGACGCGGCCGCTGTCGGCGACGGCGCGTCGGGCGGCCGCCGAGCCGGTCGGCGGCGTGGTTGCAGGCGGAACGGCCCGGCGGCGTCGGTTTGGCGTGAAACGGCTGCTGGCGGTTGCCGCGGGGGCTGCGGTCGCCACGCTCGTGGCCACGGCGGTCTGGCTCGCCGCGGACCTCGGATTCCAGGGGGCCAGCGGGCCGCAGTCGGGGGATTCGACGGGCGGCGATACGGACTCCGACGGGAGGGTGTTCGTGCGAGTGCTTCCGCCGCAGGGGCAAGGGGAGGTCGATGGGCGCGCTTCGGCGGCCGGAGGCGCTCGAGCCGAGGAGCCCGACGCCGAAGGACCCGATGCCGGCGTGGGCGAGGCGCCCGAGGCTCCCGACGCGGCGGTGCGGCCTTCGCAACCCACACGCCGTGGATCTGCGGGGACGCGAAGAGGTGCGCGGCGGAGCGCGTCACGGCGGCCTGTCCTGCGACGCGAGGCGCCGATCACGAGTGCGCAGGTGCAGGCCAAGTTCCAGCAGGTGCGGCTCGAGTATCAACGCTTCGCGAGCGCCTATGGCGCGCGCCTCGACAGGGAGTGGCAGCGGATCCTCTTTGCAAACACGTACGGCACGATGGACGAACAAGGGTATCGTCGGCTGAGCCGCATGCTCGACGAGCTTCGTCAGAAGATGGCCGTGGTCCGGAAGGGGAGCGGCGGTTGA
- a CDS encoding P-II family nitrogen regulator: MKKVEAIIRPFKLDEVKERLSELGVQGMTVTEVKGFGRTGGKTEVYRGSAYVVDFVPKVKVEVVVGDDLVRQVVDTMVETARTGRIGDGKIFVTAVEEAVRVRTGETGDEAL, from the coding sequence GTGAAAAAGGTCGAGGCGATCATCCGGCCCTTCAAGCTGGACGAGGTCAAGGAGCGCCTGAGCGAGCTCGGCGTCCAGGGGATGACCGTGACGGAGGTGAAGGGCTTCGGCCGAACGGGCGGCAAGACGGAGGTCTACCGGGGCTCGGCCTACGTCGTGGACTTCGTGCCGAAGGTCAAGGTGGAGGTGGTGGTGGGGGACGACCTCGTGCGGCAGGTGGTGGACACCATGGTCGAGACGGCACGCACCGGGCGCATCGGCGACGGCAAGATCTTCGTCACGGCGGTCGAAGAAGCCGTGCGCGTCCGGACCGGCGAGACGGGCGACGAGGCCCTGTGA
- the psd gene encoding phosphatidylserine decarboxylase (Phosphatidylserine decarboxylase is synthesized as a single chain precursor. Generation of the pyruvoyl active site from a Ser is coupled to cleavage of a Gly-Ser bond between the larger (beta) and smaller (alpha chains). It is an integral membrane protein.): MLQEKLAQWGERAWVNLLGVAPLRTYTRLVRALADLPLPRELRRPVLGRLAQNLGMDLGEAEHDVAEYQSLGELFVRRLKPGLRPVDEQADAVVSPVDGCVSAAGRLDGDRLLQAKGIDYRLEDLLGDGELAQRLTGGHFLTIYLRPKDYHRIHAPLRASVVGTRYVPGRLFPVNPPATRNVKGLFVRNERLALEAETDGRSWALVCVGATAVGCITTVFPHQRPGHQQLHPPLHLERGDELAAFHLGSTVILIFGEGCVELAPLAPRQELRMGQAVARWLPRPRVWS, translated from the coding sequence TTGCTCCAGGAGAAGCTGGCGCAGTGGGGCGAGCGGGCCTGGGTGAACCTCCTCGGGGTCGCCCCGCTGCGGACCTATACCCGACTTGTGAGAGCGCTCGCGGACCTGCCTTTGCCCCGTGAGCTCCGGCGCCCCGTCTTGGGGCGGCTCGCGCAGAACCTGGGGATGGACCTGGGCGAGGCGGAGCACGACGTGGCCGAGTATCAGAGCCTCGGCGAGCTCTTCGTGCGGCGGCTCAAGCCCGGGCTGAGACCCGTGGACGAGCAGGCCGACGCCGTGGTGAGCCCCGTGGACGGCTGCGTCAGCGCGGCGGGTCGCCTGGACGGGGACCGGTTGCTGCAGGCGAAAGGGATCGACTACCGGCTCGAGGATCTGCTCGGGGACGGGGAGCTGGCGCAGCGCCTGACGGGTGGGCACTTCCTCACCATTTACCTGCGCCCCAAGGACTATCACCGGATCCACGCGCCCCTGAGAGCCTCAGTGGTCGGAACGCGCTACGTCCCCGGGCGCCTCTTCCCGGTGAACCCGCCGGCCACGCGCAACGTGAAGGGCTTGTTCGTGCGGAACGAGCGGCTGGCTCTTGAGGCCGAGACCGACGGGCGATCGTGGGCCCTGGTTTGCGTGGGCGCCACGGCGGTCGGGTGCATCACGACGGTTTTTCCGCACCAGCGTCCGGGCCACCAGCAACTGCATCCCCCCCTGCACCTCGAACGAGGAGACGAGCTGGCCGCCTTCCATCTCGGTTCCACCGTGATCTTGATCTTCGGGGAGGGGTGCGTGGAGCTCGCGCCGCTCGCCCCGCGACAGGAGCTCCGAATGGGGCAGGCGGTGGCGCGCTGGCTACCTCGGCCGCGGGTTTGGTCATGA
- a CDS encoding methyltransferase domain-containing protein, with amino-acid sequence MADKSWDDELEFSADELSELERSREERSSISEPGQPRRRVQRRGLRVPAEAVPRRPPSGAITSSMSLPPPAPDAEPPRTKTLPMMYAVPAPPLGPPPVPAGEAAAAPSSMNPEERRSLNLALEMAAEAVHGSPASSTDSAFDVDGPTLPGASLAMEDLAARQHGDGPSPDSSPFEADEERSNRVAILLSALRVSVEAAAAGARRERALSGEHAEAGTPTSDEDSQGGAAGGRSSWLSGLLPAAEAADAEAFSGEARDAGDAVPESTETVSAVPEGSSTDSWGIAAMPTMEDSTLAVGLSVPPSALRDVETVEDGDLETIEDPASAFSEVEPDDAFEEMHPQLAAQRPAAAAEVPAQSAAESVGARSMEELPADELQELVAPPPLPVTEGELFGQETAGTGLVLRVPLSEEDGAGAVEEDVMTSAPPDEELAGDAGARRSIPPVPPADREPTAAPITVPPLPPQAPAGAPAAPRAAAAAETAAAGLPPPMPEAPAERRADSPPVERAPTPAAEADRAAEAQARGRKRAKAWFEEIFDEDFLRTIPHVTPRLTGQEVDFIEETLQPAPDSEILDLGCGAGRHAIELAGRGYRVTGYDLSLPLLIRAADDAQRRNLQVNFVHSDFRELGFDAQFDATFCLGTSFGYFDDDTNRKMIVRVNRALKPGGRFLLEVVNRDYLIQDLPARVWREGAGCVVLEEVDFNYFTSRVLTKRSVVFEDGRHLEQEISIRSYSLHELGKVLHHAGFRVLEVTGHLAHRARFFGNHSRQLFLLAEKIARQ; translated from the coding sequence GTGGCGGACAAGAGCTGGGACGACGAACTGGAGTTCTCCGCCGACGAGCTGTCGGAGCTCGAGCGCAGCCGCGAGGAGAGGTCCAGCATCTCCGAGCCGGGTCAGCCGCGTCGACGCGTGCAGCGCCGCGGACTCCGCGTGCCGGCGGAGGCCGTGCCGCGACGCCCGCCCTCGGGGGCGATCACGAGCTCTATGTCGCTTCCTCCACCCGCCCCCGACGCCGAGCCGCCGCGGACGAAGACGCTACCCATGATGTACGCGGTTCCCGCACCTCCGCTGGGACCTCCGCCGGTCCCCGCCGGAGAGGCCGCCGCGGCGCCGAGCTCGATGAACCCCGAGGAGCGGCGAAGTCTGAACCTCGCCCTGGAGATGGCGGCGGAAGCGGTGCACGGCTCGCCCGCCTCGTCCACCGATTCGGCGTTCGACGTCGATGGGCCCACGCTGCCCGGGGCATCTCTCGCGATGGAGGATCTGGCCGCGCGCCAGCACGGGGATGGGCCGTCGCCGGATTCCTCCCCCTTCGAGGCGGACGAGGAGCGGTCGAATCGCGTCGCGATCCTTCTCTCGGCGCTGCGGGTCTCCGTCGAGGCGGCGGCTGCCGGAGCGCGCCGCGAGCGGGCCTTGTCAGGGGAGCACGCCGAGGCGGGTACGCCCACGTCCGACGAGGATTCGCAGGGGGGAGCGGCCGGCGGTCGTTCCTCGTGGCTGTCGGGTCTCCTTCCCGCGGCCGAGGCGGCGGACGCCGAGGCGTTCTCGGGGGAGGCGCGGGATGCGGGCGACGCGGTGCCGGAGAGCACCGAGACGGTCTCCGCCGTACCGGAGGGCTCGTCGACGGACTCGTGGGGAATCGCGGCGATGCCCACGATGGAGGACTCGACCCTGGCGGTCGGCCTGAGCGTCCCCCCGTCGGCGTTGCGTGACGTGGAGACGGTCGAGGACGGGGATCTGGAGACGATCGAGGACCCGGCTTCTGCCTTTTCCGAGGTCGAGCCGGACGACGCCTTCGAGGAGATGCACCCACAGCTCGCCGCGCAGCGGCCCGCGGCGGCGGCAGAGGTCCCAGCGCAATCTGCTGCGGAGTCGGTGGGAGCGCGCTCGATGGAGGAGTTGCCGGCCGATGAGCTTCAGGAGCTCGTAGCCCCGCCGCCACTGCCGGTTACCGAGGGCGAGCTCTTCGGTCAGGAGACGGCGGGGACGGGGCTCGTCCTGCGCGTGCCCCTCAGCGAGGAGGATGGAGCGGGGGCGGTCGAAGAGGACGTGATGACCTCAGCGCCGCCCGATGAGGAGCTCGCGGGCGACGCCGGGGCGCGGCGCTCCATTCCTCCGGTTCCGCCGGCAGACCGCGAGCCCACGGCGGCCCCCATCACCGTTCCGCCGCTTCCGCCACAAGCCCCCGCGGGGGCTCCTGCCGCTCCACGCGCTGCCGCTGCGGCGGAAACTGCCGCTGCCGGTCTTCCGCCGCCGATGCCCGAAGCGCCCGCCGAGCGCCGCGCCGACAGTCCCCCGGTGGAGCGCGCTCCGACGCCGGCGGCCGAGGCCGACCGTGCGGCCGAGGCGCAAGCTCGTGGCCGCAAGCGGGCCAAGGCGTGGTTCGAAGAGATCTTCGACGAGGATTTCCTGCGGACCATTCCGCACGTCACGCCGAGGCTCACCGGGCAAGAGGTGGACTTCATCGAGGAGACGCTCCAGCCTGCCCCGGACAGTGAGATCCTGGACCTGGGCTGCGGGGCCGGGCGGCACGCCATCGAACTCGCAGGGCGCGGCTACCGGGTCACGGGCTACGACCTCTCCCTGCCCCTGCTCATCCGGGCGGCGGACGACGCGCAGCGCCGCAATCTGCAGGTCAACTTTGTCCACAGCGACTTCAGGGAGCTGGGCTTCGACGCGCAGTTCGACGCGACCTTTTGCCTCGGCACCTCCTTCGGCTACTTCGACGACGACACCAATCGAAAGATGATCGTCCGCGTGAACCGCGCCCTCAAGCCGGGTGGGCGTTTTCTCCTCGAGGTAGTCAACCGCGACTACCTGATCCAGGACCTGCCGGCCCGCGTCTGGCGCGAAGGGGCCGGCTGCGTGGTCCTGGAGGAGGTCGATTTCAACTACTTCACCAGCCGCGTGCTCACCAAGCGGTCGGTAGTGTTCGAGGACGGACGGCACCTGGAGCAGGAGATCTCGATTCGCTCGTACAGCCTCCACGAGCTGGGCAAGGTCCTTCACCATGCGGGGTTCCGCGTGCTGGAAGTCACCGGACACCTGGCCCACCGCGCCCGCTTCTTCGGCAATCACTCCCGCCAGCTCTTCCTGCTCGCCGAGAAGATCGCGCGGCAGTAG
- the lpxK gene encoding tetraacyldisaccharide 4'-kinase: MVAPWRWGLAPLAGLYAGAAFARREAYLRAWVSSVRLPVPVLSIGAITMGGSGKTPVARLVAEFFLARGVRVAVVTGSCGVRFRARPQVVAAAGPSGAASARELGDEAALFARWLATPAIVSSGANKREAAALAVGAGAEVVILDDGLQHCGLRRDVDVVVSSPDENRAPLPMGWGREWRPRRLVRPLRWWHQRDGRSVPPRPDAEVVTRSRATVLARPDGEVLAPAAELRGLRVALVAGVARPRHFETLVRDLGAEVLHTSWVRDHQPLTRRALRAAARCRPDLVLCTEKDAVRMHGSPEARHLVSLCCEAELVRGAAALEALVGQLPELRANVLGEAG, translated from the coding sequence ATGGTCGCTCCGTGGCGCTGGGGCCTAGCCCCGCTGGCCGGCCTCTACGCGGGGGCGGCCTTCGCTCGCCGCGAAGCCTACCTCCGCGCATGGGTGTCGAGCGTCCGACTGCCGGTGCCGGTGCTCTCCATCGGGGCGATCACGATGGGGGGGAGCGGGAAGACGCCCGTGGCGCGTCTAGTGGCCGAGTTCTTCCTCGCCAGAGGCGTGCGGGTAGCCGTGGTCACGGGTTCCTGCGGCGTGCGATTCCGCGCTCGCCCGCAGGTCGTGGCCGCGGCGGGCCCGAGCGGCGCGGCGTCGGCGCGTGAACTGGGGGACGAGGCCGCCCTCTTCGCCCGCTGGCTCGCGACCCCCGCCATCGTGAGCAGCGGCGCGAACAAGCGGGAGGCCGCCGCCCTGGCGGTGGGCGCGGGGGCGGAAGTCGTGATCCTGGACGACGGCCTTCAGCACTGCGGCCTCCGTCGGGACGTGGACGTGGTGGTGTCGAGTCCCGACGAGAACCGAGCGCCGCTGCCGATGGGCTGGGGGCGCGAGTGGCGGCCACGCCGCCTCGTGCGTCCGCTGCGGTGGTGGCACCAACGGGACGGACGAAGCGTCCCGCCACGCCCGGACGCGGAGGTCGTGACGCGGAGCAGGGCCACTGTGCTCGCCCGACCAGACGGGGAGGTTCTGGCGCCTGCCGCGGAGCTGCGCGGGCTCCGCGTGGCCTTGGTTGCGGGCGTGGCGAGACCCAGGCACTTCGAGACTCTCGTGCGCGATCTGGGGGCGGAGGTCCTCCACACGAGCTGGGTGCGGGACCACCAGCCCTTGACCCGTCGCGCGCTGCGTGCCGCTGCCAGGTGCCGCCCCGACCTCGTGCTGTGCACCGAAAAGGATGCGGTGCGCATGCACGGGAGCCCGGAGGCCCGGCACCTCGTTTCGCTCTGCTGCGAGGCCGAGCTGGTGCGGGGCGCCGCAGCGCTCGAGGCGCTCGTGGGGCAGCTTCCCGAGCTTCGCGCGAACGTCCTGGGGGAGGCGGGATGA
- a CDS encoding lysophospholipid acyltransferase family protein translates to MTELLSRLAERLSPRAVRVIARCLAFVAFSLLRIRRRVVLNNLRRALGVSRSAARRLGYSTYCELGVTFLDFLRVGRLTAAGAEELLGRRAVQELEALRAQGRGVLVLSAHLGHWDLLACAAGRMGWPVNVVTRRIKTSWIDAFWMGQRRACGVTLVPAQGSARAIRAALARNEIVALVLDQHQPDGVVVDFFGQPAATSSALARLARATGAPVIGAFMVRDASGRYCVELVGPIHYQGAADRREELRLNTQTYTKTIEKVVRAYPTQWFWVHRRWKVRPPPTPDPLGSPALRTNESVEPSV, encoded by the coding sequence ATGACGGAGCTCCTGAGTCGCCTGGCGGAGAGACTCTCTCCTCGGGCCGTCCGGGTGATCGCGCGGTGCCTCGCGTTCGTCGCCTTCAGCCTGCTTCGAATCCGACGCCGCGTCGTCCTGAATAACCTGCGGCGCGCGCTAGGTGTATCGCGCTCCGCGGCGCGGCGGCTGGGCTATTCCACCTATTGCGAGCTCGGCGTGACGTTCCTCGACTTCTTGCGCGTCGGCCGCCTCACAGCCGCAGGGGCGGAGGAACTCCTCGGGCGGCGCGCCGTGCAGGAGCTCGAGGCGCTGCGCGCGCAGGGGCGCGGCGTGCTGGTCCTGAGCGCCCACCTCGGGCATTGGGACCTCCTCGCCTGCGCCGCGGGCCGCATGGGGTGGCCCGTCAACGTCGTCACGCGTCGCATCAAGACCTCCTGGATCGACGCGTTCTGGATGGGCCAGCGGCGTGCGTGCGGTGTCACGCTGGTACCGGCACAGGGGTCTGCGCGCGCGATACGCGCGGCGCTCGCGCGAAACGAGATCGTCGCCCTCGTGCTCGACCAGCACCAGCCTGATGGCGTCGTCGTCGACTTCTTCGGGCAGCCGGCGGCAACGAGCTCTGCACTCGCCCGACTTGCGCGAGCGACGGGCGCTCCGGTGATCGGCGCCTTCATGGTGCGCGACGCCAGCGGTCGCTATTGCGTGGAGCTCGTGGGGCCGATTCATTATCAGGGCGCGGCGGACCGGCGCGAAGAGCTGCGGCTGAACACGCAGACCTACACCAAGACCATCGAGAAGGTCGTTCGCGCCTATCCGACGCAGTGGTTCTGGGTGCATCGACGATGGAAGGTCCGACCCCCACCTACTCCCGACCCGTTGGGGTCACCCGCCCTCCGGACCAACGAATCCGTTGAACCGAGTGTCTAA